The DNA sequence AAATATGGAGTCGAGAAGAAGAGGGGACATTAAATAGAGCCTACTCATACGATTTCGAAAAATATTACCCTGATGGAAAAATAGAGATTCATATCGCGATTAAGTAGTTGATGTAATTTCAACTTTAGAACATACCGTGATTATGTAATAGATAACAGGAGGTAGAATATGAGAGTACTAGTTTTTGGAGCAAGCGGCGCTACAGGTAGGCAAGTCGTTAAACAATTAATCAAAAATCAAATAAATACTAGGGCTCTCATTAGGAACACTGCAATTCTGCCCAAAGACATCGAAGAAAATCCTTTAGTAGAAGTTGTAAAAGGGAATATTAATGAACTAGATGATGATGAGATGCAAAACATTTTAAGTGGATGCAATGTCGTGATCTCGTGTCTCGGTCATAATATCACACCAAAAGGAATGTTTGGCAAACCTCGTTATTTAGTGTTTGATGCGATAAAAAAAGTTTGTAACATAGTTCAAAATAAGTGTAACGAAAATATAAAGCTTATACTTATGGGGACAACAGGTTATACGAATTCTCTTTTAGGTGAAGTGAATTCTTTCGGAGAAAAAGTGATTTTTACTTTACTAAAGCTGATGCTTCCGCCTCATAGAGATAATATGAAAGCTGCCAATTATCTTATTTATGAAATTGGTAAAAGGGACGATAGAATAGAATGGTCTATAGTAAGACCTGATACATTAATCAATCATGATGAACAAACACCATATGAAGTTTTTGATTCGCCTATTAGGAGTCCGCTATTCAATGCAGGTAAAACAAGTAGAATTAATGTAAGTGCTTTTATGATTGAACTAGCGTTAGATGATAAAACATGGGACAAATGGCTATTTAAGACGCCAGTTATTTATAACAAAACAAAGAAAAGCGATGCATGAATAATTGGAGATGAAATTTCTAGAAAACCAATAAACATTTGTGAAAATATGGAAACCTAGTCTATTACATGCGGTGGCGAGCATTTGATGAAGAGGGAATACAGAAAGGTAGATAGTTTTCAAATTTACAATAAAAAAGGTATCAAAGATAAACAAGGATTTACTACCTTGTTTTATTTTTTTGATTTTAAATAAATAAAGCCAAATGCTACTTTCATTTGTCTAATAGAAGAGAGACAAAAAGAAAGGGGGAGTTACAATTAATCGATTAGTTACTAAAGCACAAAAAGGAGACGATAAAGCTTTCTTAAAACTCTTTCAAAAATACGAACAAGACATTTATAGAATGGCTTACGTATATGTAAAGAACAAAGACGATGCACTAGATGTCGTGCAAGAAGTTGCTTATCGTTCCTTCACAAAAATAGAAACATTAAAAAATCCTCAGTATTTTAAGACTTGGTTAATGAAAATTACGATTAATTGTTCTGTCAGTTGCATTAGAAAAAACAAGAAAGTGGTTCACTTAAAACGAGAGTATGAGGAGTTTATCCCTTCAGAGAGTGAGGATATTTCACTATCAATCTCTCTGAAACAATTATTGGATTATTTGAACGAAGAAGAAAAAAGCATCATCATTTTAAGGTTTTATAAGGAATATACACTTAAGGAAATTGGAGAGGTACTAAACATACCACTAGGCACTGTTAAAACGTTATTATATCGTTCATTAGAAAAACTCCGAAAAAAAGCTAGCGGGGGTGGTATTTGTGGGAAATAATATAAAGAACGAAATAGAAAAAATTGTGATTCCAAAAGAACTACATGAAAGGTCAAAGTTAGGTGTATTAAAGGCAAAATCAGAAAAGCCAAAACGACGAAAATTAAAAAAAGTAGTACTCTCAGTAGGAGTATCGACAGCCATTTTGTTTTCAACTGGAGTAGTAGCTGCATTTATACCAAGCTTTAATAATCTAATCTTTCATGTTAGTCCAGACGTGGCATTAATGTTACAGCCAGTAGAAGAAAGTAGTGAAAGTAATGGGATTAGAGCAGAAGTAGTTGGTGCAATGAGCGATAATGAAATGGCTGTTATATATATAACACTGCAAGATGTAACAGGTGATAGAATTGATGAAACGTTAGATCTTTATGACTACTCTATGACGGGTGCTCGTATGTTCACCCATGAAATAATAAGTTTTGATGAAGTAACAAACTCAGCAATACTTAGAATTGTTGCAGGCGGTAAGGAACTTAATGATAATAAAGTTAACTTACGTATAAGTTCTTTTTTAAGTGATAAAGAAACGTATGAAGTGTCAGTAAATGCTAACCTATCAGAATTTACTAGAAAATATCCTGATACGATCCCTCTAGATATGAACAACATTCCAGGAGGTGGTGGTACCCTATTTTACCAACTTCGTAAAGAAGAAACAGTTCAGGTCTTAAAACCAAATCAAAACACAATTAGTCTGCCTGAAATTGATTTTATGCATATCTCTAATATTGGTATGATTGATGATCGTCTCCATATACAAGTAAACTGGACAGAAAACGGAATGGATGACCATGGATATTTCTACTTTACTGATAATAATGGCAAAGAGGTACGTCCTTCCAATATATATTTTGGAACTGATGATAATGGTCAAACCAATTATGGTAGAGATTTCACAGAATATATATTTAGGACCAACAACATTGATCTAGAGAACGACCACTTAATAGGACATTTTGTTTCTAGCGAAAAGTATACTACAGGTAATTGGAGCACTACATTTAGAATGAAAACAACAGGAGAAGAAAAAAGAATCAATTACTTGGAAGATTTTCACACTTGGACATCTGATTCTTTGTCTGTTTCTCCATTAGGAATCACAATATATGGCAATGGTTATTTGAATGAATTAAATAACATTAAAGTAGCTGTTACAATGACTGACGGTAGTACTTTACCATTTGACTTAGTCAGAAGCTTTAGCGAGGATAACAAGGTTACAGTGAAGTTTTTAACGGATAGGTTATTAGACATCTCTAACATTTCCTCTGTAAATGTTGATGGAAAAAGTATATTTTTCGAATAAGTCTTTTTAAGCTGTCGTAAAACCAAGTTAAATAAACTATTAAGTCTACCTTTAAGCCATGGACAGTGCTGCCGAAATCACTTGAAAGCCCACTATATGTCTGTGTCTTGTAGTGGGCACTCCAAAATATTGTTGTTAAACAAATAGTTTTTTCCGAGAGAGTGTCGATATTTTAGTACTAAAATATATACTCCTATATGAGTATAAAGAGGGATGATACAACCCTGATAATATTACAGCTAAAGTAGCTTACAAAAAAGCTCGATTTGAAGAGGGTTTAGTGTCTTCATGGGGAGAACAATTAGCGCAGTTTACATTATAACGTTTTCCTTACCATTTAGTTGGAAAAAAGTGTTAAACTAATTGTAGAGGGAAATAAGGATTTGCAGTTAAACTAGTACCCCTATTGAAAAAGTGAGGATTTATATGGAAACAAACTTACCTAATAAAATACATATTATAGGATCAATCGGTAGTGGGAAAACCACCTTAGCTAAGGAACTTTCCGCCCAACTTAATACTCCTTTTTATGAATTAGATAATGTCGTTTGGAAGCGACGTAATAATGGAGATGTAAGACGAACTGAACAGGAGCGAGACGATTATTTAAGATCGATAGTCACCAATGAAAAATGGATTGTTGAAGGCGTTCACCACAAATGGGTATCACCTTCTTTTCATCATGCTGACCTCATTATCTTTTTAAACACAAATATCACAAAAAGAAAAATGAGAATAATGACAAGGTTTATCAAGCAAAAGATTGGGGTCGAAAAATCAAATTATAAACCGTCATTAAAAATTTTAAAAGATTTATATCATTATAATACTGTTTTTGAAAATGAAAGTAAGTCAGAGATTTTGAATTTGTTAACCCCATATAATGACAAGCTAAAAATGATAAGAAACTCTTCTGAGGTTGTCGAATATTTCAAGAAGCTAACTGAGAAACATTAAAGTGACTTCCCCACCTATGGAAAATGAAGCTCCAATAATTCTCCTGGCATGATCGAAAATTTTAAATGAGGTGATATTTTTGTACGGACTTGAAACAAACGAATGGCTGAAGTTATTGGTTTTATTAACTTTTTTATTATTAGTGCTAGTTTCCTTTAATGTGCTAATGAGAAAATTACTAAAAGTTGAGAAAAAGAAGTTTTTTTCATATAACCACGTGAATGAAAAACATGCAAAAATAGATTGGACAATTAGGATTACTTTTATTGCCGTCCTCGTTCTCGGTTATATCATTAATATGTCTAGAGATCCATCGGATTGGTTATGGTATTTAGAGCCGTGGTATTTAGCTTTTGTGTTCATTATTGGGAGCGAGGGAGCTAGAGCTATGCTAGAGTGGAAATATGCAGAAAACCGAAATGCATATAAGCTCACACTAAGTCAGTTATTATTCATTGTCATTTTATTAGTAACCATATTTACGACTAATTTTTTCGGGATAATATAAAACTCAAAAGGTTGATTTTTACCTTTTGAGTCAACCTCTAAGCAATATGCGCAGCCGCACCAATCTTTTAAAGCCCACTATAAATGCTTATAGTGGGCGCGCGGCAAGTGGAACGATTGCCAGAAACTTTAATAGCTTTTATTTGTCGTAATGCGTATTAGCCGATTTTCTTTTTCACTGAATCTACAATTGAGCGCTTGAGAGATTTGTCATTAATAGTCTCCCTGAGCCATGCTTTTGGAGATACTCCCTTTTCTTCCTTCACCCTTTTGAAAAGCTTGCTTAATATAAGTCTCAACGTTTTCGTATAGTAGATGTGATCAATTCGCTTAGCTGTATTTAATAGCTGTTCTAGCAACTCTTGTTCATGTAGCGAAATATTCTTTACTGCTTCGTTTAAAAACTGTCGGGCAATTTCAAGTTCATTATGTGATAAATAGTAATTAGTCACATCATCTAATAGCTGGGGATATTGGTTTATATGCATACCTAGTATTGGAATATGTGAATCGTATCGGTGATTGGTTAGAAATTGAAAGGATTTTGACGCATTAGCTTTTTCTAATGCTTGATCTAAGGCAGAAAGAATTAAAGATTGTTCTGATTTTCCTTCTGTTTTTTGGAGTGTTAATAGTCTTGAAGGCCATAAATGCTTGATATCCTCTAAATGTTCGTCAACGAGGTGCTTGATAATATTTTCATTTTTCATTTTTGCCTCTTCTATAGGCTTTAATGCATCCTTTAAATCCTCTTGTGTTACTCTATGTTGCTTTTTTCGATCGGATATTTTTTTGTATTCTTCAAGAACGCGGGCAGATTCCTTTGTCGTCTTATTCGTTAAGTAAAAAGAATCCAAGAAATGTCCATCGTCATGAAGTACAGCAAAAATAACAGGAGAGTCTTGATCGAAAAGTAAAACATTCGTTTTTTTCTTTCCAATATGCTCCTCATATTTCACGACATAATATCGTTTGTTCGTACTGTCCAAGTACACTTTTTTTCCTAAAAAACTAGGAGGTAATAAACTCATTGGCGCTCACCAAGCCTTTCACTTAATATATTTTGACCCAAACTACGACGGAATGTGAAGTGTAATAGATGAAAAGAAAGTATTGGAAACTTAAGGTGGATATATTGTTGAAAGTCTAAAGAGGTATTTATGAATCATGACGGATAACATAATAGACGATTAAACCTACAACTGGAAAGAACAATGTTCCAAGTAAAACAATTAAACTATACTCTTTGCTGTTTCCACGTCGAAGAGAGTCTCTATACGCCCATATGCTTGTAAGGATGTTTAACAAAAACAAAATGATGATGAAAGTCATGAAGATGAAGAAGACGCCGAAAAATTCGATCACTTTAAAGTAATCCCCCTTATATATCATTTGTCCTCTACCTTCATGATACCTATCTTTTCATCATTTGCCCACCTTTATATTAAAAATTTTTTGAAATTTAATAAAATAAAAATACGAAATCCTTTAATAAAGGGGCTAAAGGATTCCGTAAGTATGTACTAAACATCTCTTTGTTGTGCACGGTGGTCAGCAGCATCCTCACGTTCTTGTGCTTCTTTATCATCAGCGTCTGCTAACTCTTCAGAAAACTCTACATACTCATTATCATTTACCTTATCTGTATCAATAATATCTTTGTCACGTTTTTTTGCATCCATTACGTTCATCCTTTCGTGTTGATTTCTATGGTGAATGTCGTTGCTATGCGTTTCCTTTTGAACGTTGGAACGCGCGATCTGCAGCTTTAAAATCTGACTGATATAAAACCTCTTGTGTACTGCTTAAAGATTTTCTACCTTCTCTCGTTTTTTTCTTTTTGTTTTCCAAAAAAGATCACCTCAACTTGTCAAATTTAGTCGTTTATAGCGTAACCTAACAAGTGGACGCATATGCAAAAAATAGCAATTTTTTTCTTAAGTAGTTTCAAACAAGCTGTCCAAAGCTTCTTTTAAACTCGGATAAATGAATGTAAATCCTGTTTCCTGCAAATTCCGCGGAAGTACTCGTTGCCCTTCTAAAACGAGCGTGCTCATTTCTCCTAATACTGTTTTCAATACGAAGCTAGGGACAGGTGCCCAATAAGGCCGGTTAATGACAGTAGCTAACGTTTTTCCGAATTCATGCATTCTAACAGGTGTAGGTGATGTTATATTAACTGGACCACTAATCGATGGTGTTTGAATGCAGTGCTCGAGTGCTCGCACCGTATCCTCAATATGGACCCAAGACATCCATTGCTGACCGGACCCTAATTTTCCACCAACGAACATTTTATAAGGCAACAGCATTTTCTTTAAAGCACCAGCTTCTTTTGAAAGGACGATTCCAAATCTTGCATATACAATACGGAGTTCACCTATCAAAGGAGAGGTTGTATCTTCCCAATCATGCACTAAAGAGCTTAAGAAATCGTTACTTTTTACAATATCTCCCTCTGTGAACGTGCTTGTTAAGGAGGTTCCATAATAGCCAATAGCGGAGCCGTTTACTAAAACATTTGGCCTTGATTGCATTGATTCGATAATCCTTACGACTTCATTTGTTGCAGAAATTCTGCTATTGCGTAGCTGCTGTTTCTTTTCCTTTGTCCAACGTCCGCTATTTAAGCTTTCACCAGCTAAATTTATGATCGCATCAATACCTTCTAGCTCAAGCTCGGGTTTTGCATTATTTGTTAACCACTGTATAAAAGTGACGTTTTCCTTTGATTGATGTTGTGCGGCATGTCTTGTTAATACGAAAACGTGATGTCCGTTATTAACGAGTAATGATGTTAAAGCTTTGCCTATAAAACCAGAGCCACCCGCAATTGCAATCTTCATAATCTATTTCCCTCCTATATGCTTATTTTGTTTTATTGTGAAGACGATAAGGAATTGTTATTTTCTATATGTATCCTACTTTCATTTTTTACCTTTTTTCGTTAAAAATCAAACGTTTTTAGCCAAGCATATGATACGATAA is a window from the Evansella cellulosilytica DSM 2522 genome containing:
- a CDS encoding DUF4179 domain-containing protein; its protein translation is MGNNIKNEIEKIVIPKELHERSKLGVLKAKSEKPKRRKLKKVVLSVGVSTAILFSTGVVAAFIPSFNNLIFHVSPDVALMLQPVEESSESNGIRAEVVGAMSDNEMAVIYITLQDVTGDRIDETLDLYDYSMTGARMFTHEIISFDEVTNSAILRIVAGGKELNDNKVNLRISSFLSDKETYEVSVNANLSEFTRKYPDTIPLDMNNIPGGGGTLFYQLRKEETVQVLKPNQNTISLPEIDFMHISNIGMIDDRLHIQVNWTENGMDDHGYFYFTDNNGKEVRPSNIYFGTDDNGQTNYGRDFTEYIFRTNNIDLENDHLIGHFVSSEKYTTGNWSTTFRMKTTGEEKRINYLEDFHTWTSDSLSVSPLGITIYGNGYLNELNNIKVAVTMTDGSTLPFDLVRSFSEDNKVTVKFLTDRLLDISNISSVNVDGKSIFFE
- a CDS encoding PLDc N-terminal domain-containing protein; translated protein: MIYKGDYFKVIEFFGVFFIFMTFIIILFLLNILTSIWAYRDSLRRGNSKEYSLIVLLGTLFFPVVGLIVYYVIRHDS
- a CDS encoding NAD(P)-binding oxidoreductase, giving the protein MRVLVFGASGATGRQVVKQLIKNQINTRALIRNTAILPKDIEENPLVEVVKGNINELDDDEMQNILSGCNVVISCLGHNITPKGMFGKPRYLVFDAIKKVCNIVQNKCNENIKLILMGTTGYTNSLLGEVNSFGEKVIFTLLKLMLPPHRDNMKAANYLIYEIGKRDDRIEWSIVRPDTLINHDEQTPYEVFDSPIRSPLFNAGKTSRINVSAFMIELALDDKTWDKWLFKTPVIYNKTKKSDA
- a CDS encoding YfhD family protein produces the protein MNVMDAKKRDKDIIDTDKVNDNEYVEFSEELADADDKEAQEREDAADHRAQQRDV
- a CDS encoding YfhE family protein, yielding MENKKKKTREGRKSLSSTQEVLYQSDFKAADRAFQRSKGNA
- a CDS encoding RNA polymerase sigma factor; the protein is MNRLVTKAQKGDDKAFLKLFQKYEQDIYRMAYVYVKNKDDALDVVQEVAYRSFTKIETLKNPQYFKTWLMKITINCSVSCIRKNKKVVHLKREYEEFIPSESEDISLSISLKQLLDYLNEEEKSIIILRFYKEYTLKEIGEVLNIPLGTVKTLLYRSLEKLRKKASGGGICGK
- a CDS encoding DUF4181 domain-containing protein, whose translation is MIFLYGLETNEWLKLLVLLTFLLLVLVSFNVLMRKLLKVEKKKFFSYNHVNEKHAKIDWTIRITFIAVLVLGYIINMSRDPSDWLWYLEPWYLAFVFIIGSEGARAMLEWKYAENRNAYKLTLSQLLFIVILLVTIFTTNFFGII
- a CDS encoding AAA family ATPase, which translates into the protein METNLPNKIHIIGSIGSGKTTLAKELSAQLNTPFYELDNVVWKRRNNGDVRRTEQERDDYLRSIVTNEKWIVEGVHHKWVSPSFHHADLIIFLNTNITKRKMRIMTRFIKQKIGVEKSNYKPSLKILKDLYHYNTVFENESKSEILNLLTPYNDKLKMIRNSSEVVEYFKKLTEKH
- a CDS encoding TIGR01777 family oxidoreductase, coding for MKIAIAGGSGFIGKALTSLLVNNGHHVFVLTRHAAQHQSKENVTFIQWLTNNAKPELELEGIDAIINLAGESLNSGRWTKEKKQQLRNSRISATNEVVRIIESMQSRPNVLVNGSAIGYYGTSLTSTFTEGDIVKSNDFLSSLVHDWEDTTSPLIGELRIVYARFGIVLSKEAGALKKMLLPYKMFVGGKLGSGQQWMSWVHIEDTVRALEHCIQTPSISGPVNITSPTPVRMHEFGKTLATVINRPYWAPVPSFVLKTVLGEMSTLVLEGQRVLPRNLQETGFTFIYPSLKEALDSLFETT